In Capsicum annuum cultivar UCD-10X-F1 chromosome 7, UCD10Xv1.1, whole genome shotgun sequence, one genomic interval encodes:
- the LOC107878275 gene encoding BTB/POZ domain-containing protein At3g22104 isoform X2 produces the protein MLLLSHLSRVPKKKVVCSYSGKINKLFGKSKRGTRYLKVIFHDFPGGAESFEIITRFCYNKGKIEINPVNVSTLYCAASYMEMEKSVSGNENLFELTEKSLEDIRYWTWSELLDALRLCQNLMPVASSSGVIDKYLDSLIGRVASSCETSPCPSTSSADSSGLRLSCDSKSTESLRNSVFRATWWFEDLAAFEPFLIETLVKQMVTKNLDHGILSKFLFYYQKARFSVAKTMDEKCKTMETVIEMLYLLDLSCISFKTLFGMLRVTLNLKISKCSRNELESMIGSQLDQASLDNLLLPSPVGSSYLYDVNLVLRLLKSFISKGVCCIPLTRLRKVASLMDLYIAEVAPDPCLKPSKFLALVRVLPESARDSFDAIYHATVMYLEVHSGLSEEEKMKVCSGLNYEKLSSGACRHLAQNKKFPLKSAGQALITQQVKLKNLLQETNQASPYLDSPCSFVDTENPGNEDQQIVLYAGKLDLSTENEKLKEHLQGMQWRVLELEKACRKMQNQMAKMLKSRVSSHNSARSLPRLCS, from the exons ATGTTGCTTCTTTCACATCTTTCTAGAGTGCCCAAAAAG AAGGTTGTATGCTCCTATTCTGGAAAAATAAACAAATTGTTTGGCAAATCGAAACGAGGGACGCGTTATCTAAAGGTGATATTTCATGACTTTCCTGGTGGAGCTGAGAGTTTTGAGATCATTACAAGATTTTGTTACAACAAAGGGAAGATTGAGATAAATCCAGTTAATGTTTCAACTCTGTATTGTGCTGCCTCTTATATGGAAATGGAGAAATCTGTATCTGGGAACGAAAATCTGTTCGAGCTAACAGAGAAGTCGCTTGAAGACATAAGGTATTGGACTTGGTCTGAGCTTCTTGATGCCTTAAGACTCTGTCAAAATTTGATGCCTGTGGCGAGCTCTTCAGGTGTAATTGATAAGTACCTGGATTCTCTTATTGGGAGGGTTGCGTCTTCCTGTGAAACGAGCCCTTGTCCGTCAACTTCTTCTGCTGACAGCTCTGGATTAAGGTTGTCTTGTGATTCAAAAAGTACAGAGAGCTTGAGAAATAGCGTATTTCGAGCAACATGGTGGTTTGAGGATCTTGCTGCTTTTGAGCCCTTTTTGATCGAAACTTTGGTAAAGCAAATGGTAACCAAAAACCTTGACCATGGGATTCTTAGTAAGTTCCTGTTCTATTACCAAAAAGCAAGATTTTCAGTGGCCAAAACAATGGACGAGAAATGCAAGACCATGGAGACAGTTATTGAGATGCTTTATTTGCTAGATTTAAGCTGCATTTCCTTCAAAACCTTATTTGGAATGCTTCGAGTAACTCTGAATTTAAAGATAAGCAAGTGCTCCAGGAACGAGTTAGAGAGCATGATTGGCTCCCAGTTGGATCAAGCGTCTTTGGATAACCTCCTGCTCCCGTCACCTGTCGGATCAAGTTATTTATATGATGTGAATTTAGTTCTTAGGTTATTGAAATCATTCATCAGCAAAGGGGTGTGTTGTATTCCGTTAACTCGATTGAGGAAAGTTGCTAGCTTGATGGACTTGTACATAGCAGAAGTTGCTCCTGATCCATGTCTAAAACCTTCCAAGTTCCTTGCCCTGGTCAGGGTACTCCCCGAATCTGCTAGGGACTCTTTTGATGCAATCTACCATGCTACCGTTATGTATCTTGAG GTTCATTCAGGGTTATCTGaagaggaaaaaatgaaagtatGCAGTGGATTGAACTACGAGAAGCTGTCATCCGGGGCTTGTAGACACCTTGCTCAGAATAAAAAGTTCCCTTTAAAATCTGCTGGACAAGCTCTCATAACTCAGCAAGTGAAGCTCAAAAACTTGCTTCAAGAAACCAATCAAGCCAGCCCATACCTCGATTCGCCTTGTAGTTTCGTGGATACAGAAAATCCAGGAAACGAAGATCAACAGATCGTGCTATACGCAGGAAAGCTAGATCTTTCGACTGAGAATGAGAAACTCAAAGAACATTTACAAGGCATGCAATGGAGAGTGCTAGAATTGGAGAAAGCTTGCAGGaaaatgcaaaatcaaatggcAAAGATGTTGAAATCAAGAGTATCAAGCCATAACAGTGCCAGATCATTGCCTAGGCTATGTTCTTGA
- the LOC107878275 gene encoding BTB/POZ domain-containing protein At3g22104 isoform X1: MDVSCDLEVDVNGEEIFMVDKKVVCSYSGKINKLFGKSKRGTRYLKVIFHDFPGGAESFEIITRFCYNKGKIEINPVNVSTLYCAASYMEMEKSVSGNENLFELTEKSLEDIRYWTWSELLDALRLCQNLMPVASSSGVIDKYLDSLIGRVASSCETSPCPSTSSADSSGLRLSCDSKSTESLRNSVFRATWWFEDLAAFEPFLIETLVKQMVTKNLDHGILSKFLFYYQKARFSVAKTMDEKCKTMETVIEMLYLLDLSCISFKTLFGMLRVTLNLKISKCSRNELESMIGSQLDQASLDNLLLPSPVGSSYLYDVNLVLRLLKSFISKGVCCIPLTRLRKVASLMDLYIAEVAPDPCLKPSKFLALVRVLPESARDSFDAIYHATVMYLEVHSGLSEEEKMKVCSGLNYEKLSSGACRHLAQNKKFPLKSAGQALITQQVKLKNLLQETNQASPYLDSPCSFVDTENPGNEDQQIVLYAGKLDLSTENEKLKEHLQGMQWRVLELEKACRKMQNQMAKMLKSRVSSHNSARSLPRLCS, translated from the exons ATGGATGTTTCTTGTGATCTTGAAGTAGATGTCAATGGTGAAGAAATTTTTATGGTAGATAAg AAGGTTGTATGCTCCTATTCTGGAAAAATAAACAAATTGTTTGGCAAATCGAAACGAGGGACGCGTTATCTAAAGGTGATATTTCATGACTTTCCTGGTGGAGCTGAGAGTTTTGAGATCATTACAAGATTTTGTTACAACAAAGGGAAGATTGAGATAAATCCAGTTAATGTTTCAACTCTGTATTGTGCTGCCTCTTATATGGAAATGGAGAAATCTGTATCTGGGAACGAAAATCTGTTCGAGCTAACAGAGAAGTCGCTTGAAGACATAAGGTATTGGACTTGGTCTGAGCTTCTTGATGCCTTAAGACTCTGTCAAAATTTGATGCCTGTGGCGAGCTCTTCAGGTGTAATTGATAAGTACCTGGATTCTCTTATTGGGAGGGTTGCGTCTTCCTGTGAAACGAGCCCTTGTCCGTCAACTTCTTCTGCTGACAGCTCTGGATTAAGGTTGTCTTGTGATTCAAAAAGTACAGAGAGCTTGAGAAATAGCGTATTTCGAGCAACATGGTGGTTTGAGGATCTTGCTGCTTTTGAGCCCTTTTTGATCGAAACTTTGGTAAAGCAAATGGTAACCAAAAACCTTGACCATGGGATTCTTAGTAAGTTCCTGTTCTATTACCAAAAAGCAAGATTTTCAGTGGCCAAAACAATGGACGAGAAATGCAAGACCATGGAGACAGTTATTGAGATGCTTTATTTGCTAGATTTAAGCTGCATTTCCTTCAAAACCTTATTTGGAATGCTTCGAGTAACTCTGAATTTAAAGATAAGCAAGTGCTCCAGGAACGAGTTAGAGAGCATGATTGGCTCCCAGTTGGATCAAGCGTCTTTGGATAACCTCCTGCTCCCGTCACCTGTCGGATCAAGTTATTTATATGATGTGAATTTAGTTCTTAGGTTATTGAAATCATTCATCAGCAAAGGGGTGTGTTGTATTCCGTTAACTCGATTGAGGAAAGTTGCTAGCTTGATGGACTTGTACATAGCAGAAGTTGCTCCTGATCCATGTCTAAAACCTTCCAAGTTCCTTGCCCTGGTCAGGGTACTCCCCGAATCTGCTAGGGACTCTTTTGATGCAATCTACCATGCTACCGTTATGTATCTTGAG GTTCATTCAGGGTTATCTGaagaggaaaaaatgaaagtatGCAGTGGATTGAACTACGAGAAGCTGTCATCCGGGGCTTGTAGACACCTTGCTCAGAATAAAAAGTTCCCTTTAAAATCTGCTGGACAAGCTCTCATAACTCAGCAAGTGAAGCTCAAAAACTTGCTTCAAGAAACCAATCAAGCCAGCCCATACCTCGATTCGCCTTGTAGTTTCGTGGATACAGAAAATCCAGGAAACGAAGATCAACAGATCGTGCTATACGCAGGAAAGCTAGATCTTTCGACTGAGAATGAGAAACTCAAAGAACATTTACAAGGCATGCAATGGAGAGTGCTAGAATTGGAGAAAGCTTGCAGGaaaatgcaaaatcaaatggcAAAGATGTTGAAATCAAGAGTATCAAGCCATAACAGTGCCAGATCATTGCCTAGGCTATGTTCTTGA
- the LOC107878275 gene encoding BTB/POZ domain-containing protein At3g22104 isoform X3 — protein sequence MEMEKSVSGNENLFELTEKSLEDIRYWTWSELLDALRLCQNLMPVASSSGVIDKYLDSLIGRVASSCETSPCPSTSSADSSGLRLSCDSKSTESLRNSVFRATWWFEDLAAFEPFLIETLVKQMVTKNLDHGILSKFLFYYQKARFSVAKTMDEKCKTMETVIEMLYLLDLSCISFKTLFGMLRVTLNLKISKCSRNELESMIGSQLDQASLDNLLLPSPVGSSYLYDVNLVLRLLKSFISKGVCCIPLTRLRKVASLMDLYIAEVAPDPCLKPSKFLALVRVLPESARDSFDAIYHATVMYLEVHSGLSEEEKMKVCSGLNYEKLSSGACRHLAQNKKFPLKSAGQALITQQVKLKNLLQETNQASPYLDSPCSFVDTENPGNEDQQIVLYAGKLDLSTENEKLKEHLQGMQWRVLELEKACRKMQNQMAKMLKSRVSSHNSARSLPRLCS from the exons ATGGAAATGGAGAAATCTGTATCTGGGAACGAAAATCTGTTCGAGCTAACAGAGAAGTCGCTTGAAGACATAAGGTATTGGACTTGGTCTGAGCTTCTTGATGCCTTAAGACTCTGTCAAAATTTGATGCCTGTGGCGAGCTCTTCAGGTGTAATTGATAAGTACCTGGATTCTCTTATTGGGAGGGTTGCGTCTTCCTGTGAAACGAGCCCTTGTCCGTCAACTTCTTCTGCTGACAGCTCTGGATTAAGGTTGTCTTGTGATTCAAAAAGTACAGAGAGCTTGAGAAATAGCGTATTTCGAGCAACATGGTGGTTTGAGGATCTTGCTGCTTTTGAGCCCTTTTTGATCGAAACTTTGGTAAAGCAAATGGTAACCAAAAACCTTGACCATGGGATTCTTAGTAAGTTCCTGTTCTATTACCAAAAAGCAAGATTTTCAGTGGCCAAAACAATGGACGAGAAATGCAAGACCATGGAGACAGTTATTGAGATGCTTTATTTGCTAGATTTAAGCTGCATTTCCTTCAAAACCTTATTTGGAATGCTTCGAGTAACTCTGAATTTAAAGATAAGCAAGTGCTCCAGGAACGAGTTAGAGAGCATGATTGGCTCCCAGTTGGATCAAGCGTCTTTGGATAACCTCCTGCTCCCGTCACCTGTCGGATCAAGTTATTTATATGATGTGAATTTAGTTCTTAGGTTATTGAAATCATTCATCAGCAAAGGGGTGTGTTGTATTCCGTTAACTCGATTGAGGAAAGTTGCTAGCTTGATGGACTTGTACATAGCAGAAGTTGCTCCTGATCCATGTCTAAAACCTTCCAAGTTCCTTGCCCTGGTCAGGGTACTCCCCGAATCTGCTAGGGACTCTTTTGATGCAATCTACCATGCTACCGTTATGTATCTTGAG GTTCATTCAGGGTTATCTGaagaggaaaaaatgaaagtatGCAGTGGATTGAACTACGAGAAGCTGTCATCCGGGGCTTGTAGACACCTTGCTCAGAATAAAAAGTTCCCTTTAAAATCTGCTGGACAAGCTCTCATAACTCAGCAAGTGAAGCTCAAAAACTTGCTTCAAGAAACCAATCAAGCCAGCCCATACCTCGATTCGCCTTGTAGTTTCGTGGATACAGAAAATCCAGGAAACGAAGATCAACAGATCGTGCTATACGCAGGAAAGCTAGATCTTTCGACTGAGAATGAGAAACTCAAAGAACATTTACAAGGCATGCAATGGAGAGTGCTAGAATTGGAGAAAGCTTGCAGGaaaatgcaaaatcaaatggcAAAGATGTTGAAATCAAGAGTATCAAGCCATAACAGTGCCAGATCATTGCCTAGGCTATGTTCTTGA